AAGGTGAAAAAGACCGAAGGCAGTATCGACTATTGTGTCATCAACAGCCTATCGGCTCTGGTGTGGACTTCGAATCTCGCAAATCTGGAGCTGCATACGTTTCTTCATGTCGCGCCAGCCGTCGAAAAACCAAGGGCGGTAGCTTTCGACCTCGACCCCGGTGAACCCGCGAACATCCTCGACTGCTGCGTCGTGGCGTTGCGCCTCAAAGCCCTTTTTGATAAACTGAAACGCGAGTGTTTCCCGAAAACCTCTGGTTCTAAAGGACTACAGATTTACCTGCCGCTGAACTCACCCGTCAGTTATACGCAGACGAAAGAATTTGCGCGACAGGTCGCGCAAGCCATGGCCGAGCGTTATCCGAAGTCGGTGGTTGCACGCATGGAAAAGAAGCTGAGAGCAGGGAAGGTCTTCATCGATTGGAGCCAAAACGATGCGCACAAGACGACGGTCAATGTGTATTCGCTGCGCGCCAAAGAATTCCCCTCAGTCTCCACACCTCTCACCTGGAAAGAGGTCACTCTGGCTACGAAATCCCGCAATGCCGATTCGCTCTTCTTCGGCCCCGATGAGGTGCTCCAACGGGTCAAAAAAATGGGGGACTTGTTTGAGCGAGTATTGTCGATGA
The nucleotide sequence above comes from Verrucomicrobiales bacterium. Encoded proteins:
- the ligD gene encoding non-homologous end-joining DNA ligase gives rise to the protein MRKTSKITVKGRELDVSNVEKVFYPKTGFTKGEVINYYINIASWLLPHLKNRPLTMKRYPDGVEGKYFYEKQCPSHKPVWVKTIKVKKTEGSIDYCVINSLSALVWTSNLANLELHTFLHVAPAVEKPRAVAFDLDPGEPANILDCCVVALRLKALFDKLKRECFPKTSGSKGLQIYLPLNSPVSYTQTKEFARQVAQAMAERYPKSVVARMEKKLRAGKVFIDWSQNDAHKTTVNVYSLRAKEFPSVSTPLTWKEVTLATKSRNADSLFFGPDEVLQRVKKMGDLFERVLSMKQKLPKIQDLA